From a region of the Acidimicrobiia bacterium genome:
- a CDS encoding phosphatase PAP2 family protein translates to MHRELRTAGKVWLLSGIVTVVLWISLFAFPATADWWTRHDNALSQRLVAIRSDPLTTIANAVAVLGETWFVRILRVGTLLALVFVRRWRHFFAVMITVLVVAGAVDAVREAVGRPRPFVPIIGSWEGPSHPSAPVAALGLTLTAIAYAIVPRGRWRRYALGTAAALIVLLSLALLYLGVNHPTDTVVAAAFSVAVTVVVFRWFAPEAAFPVTWKRGVTAHLDVTGARGEAISRAMGEQLGMEVLSIEPFGLEGSGGSTPLRLEVRGEPNQHVFAKLYSQTHLRSDRWYKLARTILYGSLENEVRFTSVRRLVEYEDYVQRLMRDAGVASARPFGIVEISPEREYLMVSEFLEGSVELTRAEIDDEVIDDALRVIRSMWDGGLAHRDIKPANVMLNDGRVVLIDVAFGTVRPSPWRQAVDLANMMVILGLRVGAQRVYDRALLQFAPRDIAEAFAATRSVTLPTQSRSSLALFKREQGIDLVEEFRRLAPATEPISIQRWTPRRLWLTLATALVVALLVVLVAQEVVGAGVL, encoded by the coding sequence ATGCATCGCGAGCTGCGCACCGCGGGGAAGGTGTGGCTCCTCAGCGGCATCGTCACCGTGGTGCTCTGGATATCACTGTTCGCCTTTCCGGCTACGGCCGACTGGTGGACCCGTCACGACAACGCTCTGTCGCAGCGGCTCGTTGCCATTCGCAGCGACCCCTTGACGACCATCGCCAACGCGGTCGCCGTGCTCGGCGAGACCTGGTTCGTTCGGATCCTGCGTGTAGGCACCCTGCTGGCGCTCGTCTTCGTACGTCGCTGGCGGCATTTCTTCGCGGTGATGATCACCGTCCTCGTCGTAGCGGGGGCCGTCGACGCGGTCCGTGAGGCGGTCGGGCGACCCCGGCCATTCGTCCCGATCATCGGTTCGTGGGAAGGACCGTCACACCCGTCGGCTCCCGTCGCGGCCCTCGGCCTGACGCTGACGGCGATCGCATACGCAATCGTGCCGCGTGGCCGCTGGCGCCGCTACGCCCTCGGCACGGCTGCCGCCCTCATCGTGCTCCTCAGCCTGGCGCTGCTCTACCTCGGCGTCAACCATCCGACCGACACGGTCGTCGCCGCGGCGTTCTCCGTGGCCGTGACCGTCGTCGTGTTTCGCTGGTTCGCGCCCGAAGCGGCGTTCCCGGTGACCTGGAAGCGGGGCGTCACGGCGCATCTCGACGTGACCGGTGCGCGCGGTGAGGCGATCTCACGCGCCATGGGAGAGCAGCTCGGCATGGAAGTGCTCAGTATCGAGCCGTTCGGCCTGGAAGGCTCGGGTGGATCGACGCCGCTGCGCCTCGAGGTTCGCGGTGAGCCCAACCAGCACGTTTTCGCCAAGCTCTACAGCCAAACCCATCTCCGTTCCGATCGGTGGTACAAGCTCGCCCGGACGATCCTCTATGGGTCACTCGAGAACGAGGTGCGCTTCACGTCGGTGCGGCGCCTGGTCGAGTACGAGGACTACGTCCAGCGCTTGATGCGAGATGCCGGCGTCGCCAGCGCAAGGCCTTTCGGCATCGTCGAGATCAGCCCGGAGCGGGAGTATCTGATGGTGAGCGAGTTCCTGGAGGGCTCGGTGGAGCTCACCCGGGCCGAGATCGACGACGAGGTCATCGACGACGCTCTCCGGGTGATCCGCTCGATGTGGGACGGCGGTCTCGCCCATCGCGACATCAAGCCGGCCAACGTCATGCTCAACGACGGACGCGTCGTGCTCATCGACGTCGCCTTCGGCACCGTCCGCCCCAGCCCGTGGCGTCAGGCGGTCGACCTCGCCAACATGATGGTCATCCTTGGGCTGCGAGTCGGTGCGCAGCGCGTGTACGACCGTGCGCTGCTGCAGTTCGCTCCTCGGGACATCGCCGAGGCCTTCGCGGCGACGCGCAGCGTCACCCTTCCGACACAGTCCCGCAGCTCCCTGGCGCTCTTCAAGCGAGAGCAAGGCATCGACCTGGTCGAGGAGTTCCGCCGACTGGCACCCGCCACCGAGCCGATCTCGATCCAACGGTGGACGCCGCGTCGCCTCTGGCTGACGCTGGCAACCGCACTGGTGGTCGCCCTCCTCGTAGTCCTGGTGGCCCAGGAGGTCGTGGGGGCGGGCGTCCTGTGA
- a CDS encoding NAD(P)-dependent alcohol dehydrogenase encodes MRAVVYDRYGPPDVLRVAEVPAPSPDANQVLVAVAATSLNLSDWECLRGTPLYARIGGLRAPARRTLGSDIAGRVEAVGSAVTRFRPGDEVYGEIQMGGFAEYAVARQSALAHKPESLTFAEASTIPQAGAIALQGTAGVGEAQRMLINGAGGGSGSFAIQLAKRAGAHVTAVDNAGKLEFMRSLGADEVIDHRSQDFTRGETYDLVLDLVAHRSVFAYRRALARGGRYRCVGGSVSALLRVVTIGAIAGRLTGRRLGLLVVKPGPSHFEPVADLCVSGDLQIHIHGTYRLDEVPRALAEVGEGRALGKVVVDIA; translated from the coding sequence GTGAGGGCAGTCGTCTACGACCGTTACGGCCCGCCCGACGTGCTGCGGGTAGCGGAGGTCCCGGCGCCGTCTCCTGACGCCAACCAGGTGCTCGTCGCGGTGGCGGCGACGTCGCTCAACCTCTCTGATTGGGAGTGCTTGCGCGGGACCCCGCTGTACGCACGGATCGGCGGGCTGCGCGCACCGGCGCGCCGGACGCTCGGCTCCGACATCGCCGGGCGGGTCGAGGCCGTCGGGTCCGCCGTCACCCGATTCCGTCCCGGCGACGAGGTGTACGGCGAGATCCAGATGGGCGGCTTCGCCGAGTACGCGGTTGCGCGCCAGTCGGCGCTCGCCCACAAGCCGGAATCGTTGACCTTTGCCGAGGCGTCGACGATCCCGCAGGCGGGTGCTATCGCGCTCCAGGGAACCGCCGGAGTGGGGGAAGCGCAGCGGATGCTGATCAACGGTGCCGGCGGCGGATCGGGGTCCTTCGCCATCCAGCTCGCCAAGCGTGCCGGTGCGCACGTGACCGCCGTCGACAATGCCGGCAAGCTCGAGTTCATGCGGTCGCTGGGAGCCGACGAGGTGATCGACCATCGCAGTCAGGACTTCACCCGCGGCGAAACGTACGACCTCGTACTTGATCTCGTCGCCCACCGTTCGGTGTTCGCTTACCGACGGGCGTTGGCTCGCGGCGGTCGCTACCGCTGCGTCGGCGGGTCCGTGTCGGCCCTGCTGAGGGTCGTGACGATCGGGGCCATCGCCGGTCGGCTCACGGGCCGCCGGCTGGGCCTGCTCGTCGTGAAGCCGGGCCCGTCGCACTTCGAGCCCGTCGCCGATCTGTGCGTCTCAGGCGACCTCCAGATCCACATCCACGGCACGTATCGGCTCGATGAGGTGCCTCGAGCGCTGGCGGAGGTCGGTGAGGGTCGCGCCCTGGGCAAGGTTGTCGTCGACATCGCCTGA
- a CDS encoding amidohydrolase family protein → MTDRTLIRGGIVLTQDPDLGEMPNADVLIEDDKIAAIGKDLSTDGARVIDASGDIVIPGFIDTHRHTWETCIRTCAPDFALITYFSAILDKFAPHYRPEDVHSATQWGALECINAGITTLVDWAHIMNTPEHADASVNALEGTGIRSVFAYGFPNTSLVDWWFGPDYTGSVLTSDGDEARRLRSQYFSSDDGRITMGLATRGPGFCKPDVVRHDWELAKELGIDITVHVAMDRFGYTKGQITALRDMDLLYPGTTYVHASHFTDEEWQLVRDSGGNVSFAPQIEIQMGHGWAPAVTAVEYDIPIGLSSDVATTAPADQFTQMHAVFGTERGRKHQAAWDDGLDGLQASPGLITSRDALSWATIGGAEVAGIADRTGSLTPGKKADVVIIDGSAVNIAPIIDAVGAVVCAADISNVKTVLVDGEVLKEDFKLEASLDAPRRAVEASRDYLLDKFGDPEPGWLVAGR, encoded by the coding sequence GTGACTGACCGAACCCTCATCCGCGGCGGGATCGTGCTGACCCAGGACCCCGACCTCGGCGAGATGCCGAACGCCGACGTGCTGATCGAGGACGACAAGATCGCCGCGATCGGCAAGGACCTTTCGACCGATGGCGCTCGGGTCATCGATGCATCCGGCGACATCGTCATACCGGGCTTCATCGACACACATCGGCACACGTGGGAGACGTGCATCCGGACGTGTGCCCCCGACTTCGCGCTCATCACCTACTTCAGCGCGATCCTCGACAAGTTCGCCCCTCACTATCGGCCGGAGGACGTCCACTCGGCCACACAGTGGGGCGCCCTCGAGTGCATCAACGCCGGCATCACGACGCTCGTCGACTGGGCGCACATCATGAACACCCCCGAGCACGCCGACGCCTCGGTCAACGCCCTCGAGGGGACGGGCATCAGATCGGTCTTCGCCTATGGCTTTCCGAACACCTCGCTCGTGGACTGGTGGTTCGGACCCGACTACACCGGCAGTGTGCTGACCTCCGACGGTGACGAGGCCCGCCGCCTCCGGTCGCAGTACTTCAGCTCGGACGACGGCCGGATCACCATGGGACTCGCCACACGAGGACCGGGCTTCTGCAAGCCGGACGTCGTGCGTCATGACTGGGAGCTGGCCAAGGAGCTCGGCATCGACATCACGGTGCACGTCGCCATGGACCGGTTCGGCTACACGAAGGGGCAGATCACCGCGTTGCGCGACATGGATCTCCTCTATCCCGGCACGACCTACGTCCACGCCTCGCACTTCACCGACGAGGAGTGGCAGTTGGTTCGCGACTCCGGGGGGAACGTCAGCTTCGCACCGCAGATCGAGATCCAGATGGGACACGGGTGGGCGCCGGCGGTCACCGCGGTCGAGTACGACATTCCGATCGGGCTCTCGTCGGACGTTGCGACGACCGCACCGGCGGATCAGTTCACCCAGATGCACGCTGTCTTCGGCACCGAGCGCGGGCGCAAGCATCAGGCGGCTTGGGACGACGGCCTGGATGGCCTGCAGGCATCGCCCGGTCTGATCACCTCGCGTGACGCACTCTCGTGGGCCACGATCGGTGGAGCCGAGGTGGCGGGGATCGCCGATCGCACCGGGTCGCTGACCCCCGGGAAGAAGGCGGACGTCGTGATCATCGACGGGTCGGCCGTGAACATCGCGCCGATCATCGACGCCGTGGGTGCGGTCGTCTGCGCGGCCGACATCTCGAACGTGAAGACCGTGCTCGTCGATGGCGAGGTGCTCAAGGAAGACTTCAAGCTCGAGGCGTCGCTCGATGCGCCGCGCAGGGCCGTTGAGGCGTCGCGTGACTACCTGCTCGACAAGTTCGGCGATCCCGAGCCCGGCTGGCTGGTGGCCGGCCGCTGA
- the arsB gene encoding ACR3 family arsenite efflux transporter: MTLQRDAPVLERLSTLDRFLALWIGAAMVAGLVLGRLIPDLNDWLDTVKIGSVSLPIAVGLLAMMYPVLAKVRYSQIGDVATDRTLMATSLTLNWVVGPALMFALAWLLLPDLPEYRTGLIVIGLARCIAMVLIWNDLACGDREAAAVLVAVNSVFQIVAYAVLGYLYLELLPGWLGLDTTSLDVSMWEIARIVLVFLGIPLVAGYVTRRWGEHSRGLEWYENRFLPRLAPWALYGLLFTIVVLFALQGETITARPFDVARIAIPLLLYFVLMWASSFALGLRLRMPYPKNASMSFTAASNNFELAIAVAIGVFGVTSGEALAGVVGPLIEVPVLVGLVYVALWARRRFYPTSTLEPA; the protein is encoded by the coding sequence ATGACGCTTCAACGCGACGCTCCGGTCCTCGAGAGGCTGTCGACGCTCGACCGGTTCCTTGCGCTGTGGATCGGCGCTGCCATGGTCGCCGGGCTCGTCCTGGGACGGCTGATTCCGGACCTCAACGACTGGCTCGACACCGTCAAGATCGGCAGCGTGTCACTTCCCATCGCCGTAGGCCTGCTGGCGATGATGTACCCCGTGCTGGCCAAGGTCCGGTACTCACAGATCGGCGATGTCGCCACCGACCGCACACTCATGGCCACCTCGCTGACTCTCAACTGGGTCGTCGGCCCGGCCCTCATGTTCGCTCTCGCGTGGCTGCTGCTCCCCGACCTGCCCGAATACCGCACCGGGCTGATCGTCATCGGGCTGGCCCGCTGCATCGCCATGGTCCTGATCTGGAACGATCTCGCCTGCGGAGACCGGGAAGCTGCCGCGGTCCTCGTCGCCGTGAACTCTGTCTTCCAGATCGTCGCCTATGCCGTCCTCGGCTACCTCTATCTCGAATTGCTCCCGGGATGGCTCGGCCTCGATACCACCAGTCTGGACGTGTCGATGTGGGAGATCGCAAGGATCGTCCTCGTCTTCCTGGGCATCCCCCTCGTCGCCGGATACGTGACGCGGCGATGGGGTGAACACAGCCGCGGGTTGGAGTGGTACGAGAACCGGTTCCTCCCCAGACTCGCCCCTTGGGCCCTCTACGGGCTCCTGTTCACGATCGTCGTGCTCTTCGCCCTCCAAGGGGAAACCATCACCGCCCGACCCTTCGATGTCGCCCGTATCGCAATACCACTCCTCCTCTACTTCGTCCTGATGTGGGCCTCTTCCTTCGCCTTGGGTTTGCGCCTTCGCATGCCCTACCCCAAGAACGCGTCGATGAGTTTCACCGCGGCCAGCAACAACTTCGAGCTCGCCATCGCCGTTGCCATCGGCGTGTTCGGGGTGACGTCAGGCGAAGCTCTCGCCGGCGTCGTCGGACCCCTCATCGAAGTCCCGGTCCTCGTCGGACTTGTCTACGTCGCCCTCTGGGCGCGGCGACGCTTCTACCCGACCTCCACGCTGGAGCCGGCGTGA
- a CDS encoding aminotransferase class I/II-fold pyridoxal phosphate-dependent enzyme, protein MTPRPGLKWNSFESDVIGAWVAEMDFGLAPAITEALHAAVDRADTGYPYPAAWNAVAETASVFWAGRFGWRVDPGRVFHVPDVVEGLRRAVMHLTAPGSPVILHPPIYHPFFTMVAAAGREHILVRSYPGEDGRWCLDLDGIDRAFAAGAGSIVLCNPWNPVGRSLTASEVSDVVAVAERHGGRVVADEIHAPLTFPGHSHVVAAGLSPATVVTVTAATKAWNLPGLKAAQVVLTNDHDVDVWSRHFVPHMWGVGTFGLLASAAAYRDGTSWLEDVLARLEAKRATLGSLLAELLPGGRYTRPEATYLAWVDLSAYGWDPPGAVLLERARVAVSEGALFGPGGEGHVRVNFAMDDGLLVEMVERIAAIV, encoded by the coding sequence GTGACACCCCGCCCCGGACTCAAGTGGAACTCCTTCGAGAGTGACGTCATCGGTGCCTGGGTGGCGGAGATGGACTTCGGTCTTGCACCCGCCATCACTGAGGCGCTCCACGCTGCGGTCGACAGAGCGGACACGGGGTATCCCTACCCGGCTGCCTGGAACGCCGTGGCCGAGACGGCATCAGTATTCTGGGCCGGACGCTTCGGCTGGCGGGTGGATCCCGGTCGGGTCTTTCACGTGCCCGACGTCGTCGAGGGTCTTCGGAGGGCCGTGATGCATCTCACTGCCCCCGGCTCGCCGGTGATCCTCCACCCACCGATCTACCACCCGTTCTTCACGATGGTGGCGGCGGCAGGCCGGGAGCACATCCTCGTGAGGTCGTACCCAGGTGAGGACGGTCGCTGGTGCCTCGACCTCGACGGGATCGATCGTGCCTTCGCCGCCGGGGCCGGGTCGATCGTCCTCTGCAATCCATGGAACCCGGTCGGCCGGAGTCTGACGGCTTCCGAGGTGTCAGATGTGGTCGCCGTTGCGGAGCGCCACGGAGGGCGGGTGGTCGCCGACGAGATCCATGCGCCGCTCACCTTCCCCGGACACAGTCATGTGGTAGCCGCCGGCCTGTCCCCGGCCACGGTGGTGACCGTCACCGCGGCAACGAAGGCTTGGAACCTCCCCGGTCTCAAGGCGGCCCAGGTGGTGCTGACCAACGACCACGATGTCGATGTGTGGTCTCGACACTTCGTTCCTCACATGTGGGGGGTCGGAACCTTCGGCCTGCTGGCGAGCGCTGCCGCGTACCGGGACGGCACGAGCTGGTTGGAGGACGTGCTGGCGAGGCTCGAGGCGAAGCGGGCGACTCTCGGCAGCTTGTTGGCCGAACTGCTCCCCGGAGGGCGCTACACGAGGCCCGAGGCCACATACCTCGCCTGGGTGGATCTCAGCGCCTACGGATGGGATCCGCCCGGGGCGGTCCTGCTGGAGCGGGCGAGAGTGGCGGTCTCCGAAGGTGCCTTGTTCGGCCCCGGAGGAGAGGGACATGTCCGTGTCAACTTCGCAATGGACGACGGCCTCCTCGTCGAGATGGTCGAGCGGATCGCCGCCATCGTCTGA
- a CDS encoding crosslink repair DNA glycosylase YcaQ family protein, producing the protein MTTPRLDLTRAQILAFRRRVGALDERLPPGRRSLRRAAWVGLQDSMPRAALLSIHARLEGTQPTTWEDPSLVQIWGPRYSAYVVAERDLAIFTLGRLPDDAGARRIAEDLAGRLGALLDGTRMAYGQAGRALGEQHNRLRYAATTGTVVIRWDGARQPIIWTVPPPDVAPRDARLELARRYLHTFGPATPEAFAAWAGIASRSGIAAFDALRRSLTPARTPIGEAWILTRDEPAFRAAPGPVAPARLLPSGDAYYLLQGDDRQLLVAQADHRAALWTSRVWPGAILVDGEIVGTWRRSQHTVTIQTWRRISRGAREAVESEATSLPVPGIAGPILTRWDD; encoded by the coding sequence GTGACGACGCCTCGGCTCGACCTCACGCGGGCGCAGATACTCGCCTTCCGGCGGCGGGTGGGAGCACTCGACGAGCGGCTCCCACCCGGACGGCGCTCGCTACGCCGAGCCGCCTGGGTGGGCCTGCAGGACAGCATGCCTCGAGCCGCGCTCCTCTCGATCCACGCCCGCCTCGAGGGGACCCAGCCCACGACCTGGGAGGATCCCTCCCTCGTCCAGATCTGGGGTCCGCGGTACAGCGCCTACGTCGTCGCCGAACGCGATCTCGCAATCTTCACGCTGGGGAGGCTGCCCGACGATGCAGGCGCCCGGCGGATCGCCGAGGATCTCGCCGGTCGCCTGGGCGCCCTTCTGGACGGGACCCGGATGGCGTACGGTCAGGCAGGGCGCGCCCTCGGCGAGCAACACAACCGGCTCAGGTACGCGGCAACCACCGGCACGGTCGTGATTCGGTGGGACGGCGCTCGACAACCGATCATCTGGACCGTGCCGCCACCTGACGTCGCACCACGGGACGCCCGCCTCGAGCTCGCCCGCCGGTACCTCCACACATTCGGTCCCGCCACCCCCGAAGCCTTCGCCGCCTGGGCCGGGATCGCCTCACGGTCGGGCATCGCGGCGTTCGACGCCCTTCGCAGATCGCTGACCCCGGCGAGGACCCCCATCGGGGAGGCGTGGATCCTCACCCGCGACGAGCCGGCTTTCCGCGCCGCCCCCGGGCCGGTAGCACCCGCCCGGCTCCTCCCGAGCGGGGACGCCTATTACCTCCTCCAGGGTGACGACCGCCAGCTCCTGGTCGCCCAAGCCGATCATCGCGCCGCCCTGTGGACCTCTCGCGTGTGGCCGGGCGCCATCCTCGTCGACGGCGAGATCGTCGGGACGTGGCGGCGTTCCCAGCACACGGTGACGATCCAGACCTGGCGACGCATCTCCCGCGGCGCACGCGAGGCGGTCGAGTCGGAGGCGACGTCCCTGCCCGTACCCGGTATCGCGGGGCCGATCCTCACCCGCTGGGATGACTGA
- a CDS encoding VOC family protein produces MDRLELVTIVVADYDRAIEFFVDVLGFELLDDSASHTTSGSPKRWVVVRPPRAETGILLARADGVDQEAVIGSQTAGRVGFFFRVQDFDSAYQRMLARGVEFVSEPRDEEYGRVVVFRDIAGNRWDLLGPARSSHSIEEP; encoded by the coding sequence GTGGACCGTTTGGAGCTGGTCACCATCGTCGTCGCCGACTATGACCGGGCGATCGAGTTCTTCGTGGACGTGCTGGGCTTCGAGCTGTTGGATGACTCGGCAAGCCACACAACCAGCGGCTCGCCCAAGCGGTGGGTCGTCGTGCGCCCGCCTCGCGCCGAGACCGGCATCCTGCTTGCCAGGGCCGACGGAGTCGACCAAGAGGCGGTGATCGGTAGCCAGACCGCAGGGCGCGTAGGGTTCTTCTTCAGGGTCCAAGACTTCGACTCCGCCTACCAGCGCATGCTCGCCCGCGGGGTCGAGTTCGTCAGCGAGCCACGCGACGAGGAGTACGGGAGAGTCGTCGTGTTCCGCGACATCGCCGGGAACCGGTGGGACTTGCTTGGCCCCGCCCGCTCCTCTCACTCGATCGAGGAGCCCTGA
- a CDS encoding TatD family hydrolase, with translation MLVDAHAHLDKYDDAEIDQVLAVIEQRRIFTMSVSVDPESYARAQTIAARSRLVVPSFGIHPEQAPVFVDSLAEIEELVDGSPLVGEIGLDHRFVTDAAQYGSQREVFAIQLALAKAQGKLVNLHCAGAEQDTFDMLVAHGVERAIVHWYSGPLDVLKRMVAAGYLFTVGVEVLHSAHLRDVAQAIPADQLLTETDNPGGYRWLTGDTGYPAHLGDVVGELARLRAVHPDDLATTVRRNLIRLLEGDPHLASWLAELV, from the coding sequence ATGCTGGTCGACGCCCACGCCCACCTCGACAAGTACGACGACGCTGAGATCGATCAGGTGTTGGCCGTCATAGAGCAGCGGCGCATCTTCACCATGAGCGTGTCGGTGGACCCTGAGTCGTACGCCCGGGCCCAGACCATTGCCGCCCGGTCTCGACTCGTGGTGCCGTCGTTCGGCATCCATCCAGAGCAGGCGCCGGTATTCGTCGATTCGCTCGCCGAGATCGAGGAGTTGGTCGACGGGTCGCCGCTGGTCGGCGAGATCGGGCTCGATCATCGTTTCGTCACCGACGCCGCCCAGTACGGTTCTCAACGCGAAGTGTTCGCCATCCAGCTGGCGCTGGCCAAGGCACAGGGGAAGCTGGTCAATCTCCACTGCGCAGGAGCCGAGCAGGACACCTTCGACATGCTGGTGGCCCACGGGGTCGAGCGAGCGATCGTCCACTGGTACTCGGGCCCTCTCGACGTTCTCAAACGGATGGTCGCCGCCGGCTACCTCTTCACGGTGGGCGTAGAGGTTCTGCACTCGGCGCACCTCCGTGATGTGGCGCAGGCGATACCGGCCGACCAGCTCCTCACCGAGACCGACAACCCTGGCGGATACCGATGGCTGACCGGCGATACCGGCTACCCGGCGCACCTGGGAGATGTTGTCGGGGAGCTGGCCCGGCTCCGCGCCGTCCACCCCGACGATCTCGCCACCACGGTTCGCCGCAATCTGATCCGTCTTCTCGAAGGCGATCCTCACCTCGCATCGTGGCTGGCCGAGCTTGTCTGA
- a CDS encoding carboxymuconolactone decarboxylase family protein yields the protein MPHIEEIPPESATGATKRAYDEAMRRAGRIWNIVSIMSQNGPAMGDSMRFYATVMFGESPLSRAQREMIAVVTSKANGCHY from the coding sequence GTGCCGCACATCGAGGAGATCCCGCCCGAGAGCGCCACCGGGGCGACGAAGCGTGCCTACGACGAGGCGATGCGCCGAGCGGGACGCATCTGGAACATCGTCTCGATCATGAGCCAGAACGGCCCGGCGATGGGTGACTCGATGCGCTTCTACGCCACCGTCATGTTCGGTGAGTCACCGCTGAGCCGGGCACAGCGGGAGATGATCGCCGTTGTCACCTCCAAGGCGAACGGCTGTCACTACTGA